The genomic interval TTACTGCAGGGTTGGGAGGATTGAGGAACCAGGAGCTGGCTGTCCTCCAGATCTGGGAAATTCTCAATCAAGGTGGAGACCTCAGCCACAGAGAAAGGAACTGACCTTGAGAACCTTGAAAGAGTCTTTTGATAAGTGAGAGTTAAGATTGGCCTGGGTTGGGGGAAGAGAGGAATTTGGAAAATTTCTAGGCAGTGACTCAAGCACCTGAATAGAGagtaatgtttctttctttttttccgggactgggatttgaacccaggggcactttaccactgaattacagcTTCAAAATTTTAATTCGAGGCAGGGTCTTGAaaagttgtttagtgcctcactaaattgttaaggctagtctcaaacttgtggtccttctgccttagcctcctaaatcactgggattataggtttgtgtaACCACGCCTGCCTGAAGAGCTTAGTTTTGTGCCTGTGGATTGTCTGGGCTTGGCACTCAGTATAGTTTTGGGGTTAATTAGCATGAAGACTGAGTGTATGCAAAGACAACTTTAGGCACCTCAATCTAAGAGCACCAGCACTGAGGACTGCATGTGTCAGTCATCCCAGCcttttgggaggctaaggcaggagggtcacaagtttgaggccaacctggacaatttagttAGACCCTTCCttaatatagaaagggctgggggtgtacaTGGTAGACACTTGctttacatgcacaaggccctgagttcaatccccaaaacctcCCTCCAAAAGTCAAGTTCTGTTTTGTAATTCTTGGTGATACAAATTAAGGTTCTGGTTACACTGGGGGAGGGTGAGTGCAAGGAGCAACAAGGGTAAATTTTGgaaacagttctttttttcttttcttttttttttttttttttggtgatactggggaCTTAACTCAAGATTGCTCTACCACTGtggtacattcccagcccttttcattttttattttgagacagggtcttattaagtttgcccaggctagtcttgaacttgagatcttctgcctctacctcccaaattgctgaaatGACAcatatgtgccaccatacccagcctgttttttttttttttaattataacaaaCTTTGATTGAAACATACTGTTTATATAGGACATCGAACAAATCATGAATGTGCAGCTCAATGAATTTCCACAAGGTAAGCACATTCATGCAATCAACACCCAGATCAAGAAACAAAGTAACTGAGCTGATAGCatccacctgtaatcctagcaacctaggagactgaggcaggaggattgcaagtttgaggctagtctgggcaatttagtaacaCCCTGTCTTCCCagttacaaaagaataaaaaataaaaaataaacatgtctaGAGGTTAAATGCAATGGTAAAGTGATTTCCTGGAATGTGTCAGGCCATAGGTCCAATCTCCAGCTCTgtacaaaagcaaataaaataaaacaacaacaacaaaacaaaattagggctggggatgtggctcaaacggtagagcgctcgcctggcatgcgtgcggcccaggttggatcctcagcaccacatacaaacaaagatgttgtgagtgccgaaaaaataaaaattaaatattaaaaattctctctctttaaaaaaattttaaagtctttaaaaaatttaaaaaaccccccaaataaaccccccacacacaaaacaacaacaaaacaaacaaacaatgacaacaacaaaaaattaggtctggggttatagcttagtggtagaaaaTGAGTTGAGCATGCCCTAGGCacttgggttccattcccagcataacaaaataccacaacaAAACCTTTTCTTGATGGCATTTTCCCCCTCCAGTTATACTCTTCCCCTTCACAGTAAAAATCCTCAaaaagccaagtgtggtggcccacatctttaatcccagtggctcaggagtgtGAGGCAGGAGTAacatgagtccaaagccagcctcagcaaaatcaaggtgctaagtaactcagtgagacgctgtctctaaataaaatacaaaatggggctgggtttgtggccctgagttcaatcctgatacaaaaaaaaaaaaaaaaaattcctcaaaaaatgttGTCtctagggctaggaatgtagctcattgataGAGTACATGAATGCTGGAAGAGACCTAGACTCTATACCCACAATATTGTCTCTAATTTCTCTTAtcccattttatcttttttttttttttttttaaccagagattgaactcaggggcaccgaaccaccaagccacatccccagctgtattttgtattttatttagaaacagggtctcactgagttgcttagccattgctgaggctggttttgaactcataatcctcctgcctcagctcctgagcttctgggattacatcACATCTGGCTCCATTTTATCTTGAACCAACTCCAGTCAGACATCACCTTTCCTATTTCATAGGAAACCTTTTGTcaagttcttcttctttttttaatatcttttttagttgtagagggatacaatatctttattttgtttatttatttttatgtggtgctgaggattgaacccagggccttgcatgtgtgaggcaagcgctcctccactgagccacaactctagccctttTGTCAAGTTCTTTAGGGACTTTACTGTGGCCAGTTTGCAGTCCTTGTTGTTATCTACCCAGCAGTAGATAACTAGATACACTTGACCACTCCTAGAGACATTTACCTGATATGGCTTTCAAGCCACCACTCTCCAgattttccttcctctgtctgatTGCTGCTGGTGGTGGTGATCATGGGGGTTTGAGGGATCACAGAGAAGGAATTCTTTGGTCTGGCAATGGTAGGAACCAGGAATGGGGGAAGAGAACAGCCTCAGGCCTCATGGATAATCTGGGAGCCCCCTGGAGCAGCATGGCCCCTTGTTCCCAGCAGCAGGCTAGAGCTTGGCTCATGGAGACTTGGAGAAATGTTTATGGAGTGAATGAAGACCAAGCATTTGAATGTTATCCTGAAGGCAGTGGATTTAGAAAGGGTCTCTGAGCCAGGgacagtggcaaatgcctgtaatcccagtggctcgggaagctgaggcaggagcatctgaaattcaaagccaggttcagcaattttgcaaggccctaagcaacttggcaagatcctgtctcgggctggggttgtggctcagtggtaagtgcttgcctagcatgtgtgaggtactgggtttgattctcaacaccacatataaacaaataaatgaataaagatccatccataattaataaaaattttaaaaaagatcctgtctcaaaataaaaaataaaaagagctggagatgtggcttagtggttaagggtccctggattccatcctcatgccaaaacatgaaaaaaaaaaaaaattccactcaaCTGCCTTTGTAATATGAAAATGCATTAGtacaaactaataaaatatctgctacataaaaacaagacaaaaaaaaaaaaagaaagaaagaaaaagaaagggcctCTGAGCAGCCAtcattccttctccctcttccccatGGAAGATGGACTGACATGGTGCTGGGGTGGTGAGGCAGATTTTTCCCTTCTGAGGAGGTTGAGGACATTTTGTCCTGCTCTTCCCCCAGAGGACCCAAGCAGACCACCAGAGGGCACTGTTTTCTCCggagaatatttggaaaaaaaaatcctgcgtTGACAGAAAAGGCAGCTGTCATTAGGACAAAGGCTGAAAGCTAAGCactgtatgagaaaaaaaaatgcactccaATTTCTGGGGATCTGTTTCCAGAAAATTTTGCAGAGTTCAAAATGTTCAGGGTCAGGATGCCCACAGCTATGTTGTTGGTTTCTGCTGGCCATTTATCTTCTGTGGCAGCCTCTTGACCACTGTTGGTCTCAGCTGGAAATGGAGAAATGGTTGCTGGCCAGCCCTTCAGAGGCCTTCACAGGACAGAACAAAGCATGTGATAGAAATGCTTTTCAGAAGTTTCAAAtaaaggcctggggttgtggctcagtggtagagcgctcgcctaccatgttagagttccatcctcagcaccacataaaaataaataagtgaaataaaggtatttaaaaaaaaaaaagaagtttcaaaTAAAGTGTGCTAGAGAAATATGAGAGGTTGCTGACCCTCACGGTCCCCCAGTCTACCATATACAATTAACAATATGAAGAGTGTGATATCACATTCCTGTAACCTATTGCAAGCGATTCCCCAACAAGTAGAGGTAATGAGGTCTGACCCGGGTCAGAGGCCATGGGCAGTGAATGGAGAACACTGGGCATTAGGGAGGTTCTGGAATAGGGGGAGGACTTCATCTCAAAGGGCTTAGTTTTCTTGTAATTTCTTGGGGTCCTCCCCTTGGAAGTCAGAGGTGCTGGGTAGCAGCTGAGCCCTCCTTACAGCTTATACTTGGGTatcctgccccaccccctccagcccaCAGATGTGCTCAGAGAAAGAAACACTGTGTTAGGGCCTGTAGTGTCATGGCCCTGTCCCTGCCTTTCTCAATCCGTGGGCCTCTGGTGTGTGACATTGTTCCTGAGGCTCCCTCTTGTTCTGGCTGAGGTAAAGCCTCTTGCTCCATCTGCCCACAGCTGGTTGGCAAATGCCTACATTTGGCAAGTGCTGTGCGGGTATGGTCTAGGAGGATggcagggtgggggctgggaccCTGGTTTCTACCCCCTCACACCCCAAATCCCTTTGTAACCCTAAGCAATGTCTGCCCCAAAGGGAACTGGGGGCAATATCTGCCCCAGAGGGAACTGGGGCTGGGCCCATTCCAATCCAAGGTTCAGACTCCAAGGCAAGCCCCAGGCCTTCTGGGATGTTTATATGGGTGAAGAAAGTGGATTTGAGGAAATCAGGATTAATTAGAGTgaaagtttccttttctgtatcaCTACTtagagtcttttaaaaattgtatattgtgtgggtgtggggtggggtgctggTGGTGGCTGGCACTAGCTTGTAATCCTATTACTTTGAGAGGTTGAGGCAtgggatcacaaattcaagatcagcctgagcaatttagcaagacactgtctcaaaatgaaaaataaaaatggctagggatgtagcccagtgtcagagcacccctgggttcaatccctagaacctgAAACAAACAAGTTGTGAATTGTGAGGCTCCAAGGAACAGCAGGGAGGTTTCCTATACTTCCTTGAGTGAAAAACCCTTTTCACAgacaatcttttctttctttcttttctttttttttttttgtactaggttctggctaaattgctgaggatctcactatcttgctgaggctgccttgaacttgagatccttttgtttcagcctcctgagttacagttgtgcaccaccacactcaacttcacaggttttttttttttttttttttttttttataccggggattgaactcttgGACActcagcccctgagccacatcccagccctattttgtaatttatttagagacagagtctcactgagtttcttagcgcctcgattttgctgagacttgctttggactcactatcctcctgtctcagcctctggagtcactgggagtACAGACGGTGGTACACGTGTAGTCTGTGGAGACTGTATTCCCAGTCCCTGCTTCACGGGGTCTTGTCTGATCATTGTTCCATAGAACACTGAGAAGTACCCACTTATTCAACATAGCTCATGTTCactttatagaggaggaaaggggacagACAATCTTGTTTCCAGCCTCAGTCTAGTTTGGTGGTGGTCTGAGTGCAGCCTGATCTCCCTTTCTTCTGTGCACTTAGAACCTCCACCAGGGGGCAGAGGGGATGTTGCAGGGCAGCCTGGGGGATCTCAGACATTTGAGGAGAACTACATTGGGTTTAGATCTGAGTAGGGGCTAGTGTGACCACCTTCTTGGCCTGAGGCCCCTCTAGGGCAACCTTGGCCACTTTCACCAGGAAGACAGTGTCCTCTTATGGGTCCTCTCAGCAGTTACTCTCAAGGGTCAGTCTGGGCAGAGACCTCAGTGAAGCTCGGCTTTACTATCCTCTAGTCAATCCATCTGACTGGTTGCTTTATAGTTATTTCAGTAAATAAATTTGATGAGCTTCTCTGTTTTGTTCTCcccaccaaggattgaacccagggtgctctaccactgaactatacccccaccctttctttatttctttattctttttttttttttgaaaggaaaaaaaggagcagtaacaacttttattttctctgtttaaattCAAACAGAAAACGAACATCAATTTTGTTATACACTAACATCTTCAAAGTACATCATTTGTGCAAGAGAAGGACTAAGAACAAAAATGTGTTTACCGAGATCCAAACACAAGTGAATGAAGTACACCTCCTCACACTGCTTTCTGATGGTATTCAGGAGGGGTGACTTCATAATCCCTGGCACTAAACAAAGTTGCAGAATTCTTtgccaggggggctggggatgtggctcaagcggtagcgctcgcctggcatgccttcggcctgggttcgatcctcagcaccacataccaacaaagatgttgtgtccgccaaaaactaaaaaataaatattaaaaaaactctctctctctctctctctcttaaaaaaaattctttgccaGGTACTTGAGGAAATCAcgaaaataattcaataataaagcAGGGCTCTTCTCATCCAGAGGTGTATAGGCCAACATCGCTCCAATTATTACAAATAATCTCAGTAGATGTGGCGCTCCATACACCTGGGACATGGGTGCATTAGAATGACCTACAAGGATTTCAGCATACTGTGGTCTCTCAAATTTGTAGAGCAGTTAAGTGCCCAGCATTACATTGAAGTATTCTTTTATTCCTGCCACAATTTCATGAACAGCATACTCCTTATTATCTGTGTTTCCTCAAGATTTCTTGTAATTTGCATAATCCTCAAGAATAGACTCCACCTTCTTCTTTGCAGGAAGATAAAAGAGCTGTTTTTGTCTGATAATTAAGTCCCAGTCATCAACAAGCCCTGGTTTTAGCTCTTCAGGAATCTTTACTTTAACTTCCACTCTGTTCataaatgtttcttcattttcaacaGCAGGAGCTACCTGGGCCCTTTTCTTCCGAGGAGGCTGAAGTGTCTCACTGGTACGGCCACCAggtgttttctgtttgttctttttggttttcaCTTCAACATTTTTCTGTTGCAGACCAGATGTCTTCTTTCCTGGAGCAGCCCCTCTCATCTTCCCCTCTGCATACTGCTCCTGATTGGCTTTTTGGAgttctctctttctgcagactgGTGTCTATGTACTTGAGCACTCTGCTCTCTGGAACCCATTCATCCCAATTTTTATTCCAACCACTGTAATGTATAAAGTATTTCACATGTTTGTCCTTGATGGCAACCTTAACGCACTTTGCTTCATAAAGGAGAGGCCCATGAAAGCACAGCACTCGCTCACCCTCCTGGAATTTCGGCTTAGGGTCCTGCTTGGGTGCCATTTATAAGTGATTCAcagcctcctccttctccccgcccccccccccactactGCTCCCTAATCTCTACCCCACCCAACTTTGCTTCAGATGCACTGTCAGGCACAGCCAGCTCTACATCCTGggcctgatttatttatttctttattctgagaTAGAGTTTtgctgatctcaaacttgagatcctccggCCTTAATCtgccaaattgctgggattatagtgaCTGAATTTAtttcaccatgcctggctttacgAGCTTTTCTGATTATACCTGAGCCTCTTTCTGGCTTGGTTATCTGGGCTAGGAGCAGATGGATGCTCCTAGTTAGGACTGAATTAGGACTGAGTGGCTGCTCTGACCAGAGTACTGTGCTAGGTTCTGTCAGGAGGTATCAAGTGTAATGGTGATTCAGATTAACCTGGACTTGATAAGCTGAGGGAGTGCATGTGCTTTCTTGACCTCTAGGCCCCTGAAGAATAGACAGCTGTTTGAAGATTTACCTTCTTTACTCAGACCAATTGTTCCTAGAAGTAGTTCAGTTTCTGTGCCTGAGGCTTCCAGGGTCCTGCCCCATCTCCAAACTGTAATAGGCATTTCCTTTTGGTGAATTAAGACCAAGAGGGATATTGGACCATGGTAGCCCAGGCCTGTGGATTGGACCATGGAAGCTCTTTACACATGCTGCAGGAATGACTTTACCTTTATGAGTAAAGTCTATGATTGGGTGGGTGAGTTAGACTGTGTGGGGGTGGTAAGCAGAACCAGAGTGGGAAGGGGTATGATGGAGCCAGTCCAGGAGAAAACCACAGGAGGGGTGGGTGTCTTGGAGCCTCTGTCCTGCTAGCTCCTGGTTGTGCCAAGGACACCAGGTGGGAGTCTGAGATGCTCAGGAAGGTCTAGCACTTGTCCAATTTGCAGATTCTAAGGCTCTTGCTTCCTGATATCTTGGTGGGGGCTGACATTGCCTGGGGGAGACCCAAGCAGGCCCATGGATCCAAGGTTCTCCATCCGTCCTCACATGTTGGTGGGGAGGCCGGGAACAATATCTGAGGTGAGGCCTTTCTCCTAACTCTTATACCAAGACAGGGACCTGAATTTGTACCGGACCCTAAACTTATCCTCCTAGAGACCATAAGTCCCAAAGAGGAACTGTTTTGATCTCTGGAGGCCTGTGGCTTGCAGGAGAACCTGGTAAGTGAAGACCTCACCAGAGAGTGACCTCTTCCAAGAGCTCATCCTATAGTCTCCTTCCCAGGCCTGTGGTCtctactctctcctctctcccctgcccctcatgATGGGTCAGCCAGCTGGGCACCTCCCTCTTCTTACTCAGGGTCTCATCACAGGGACAGGGTATCTGAAAGGTGAAGGGCCAGCCTGGGCTAGCAAggtacctttttaattttttttttttaaagacggacacaatatatttatttattttatttatttttatgtgttgttgctaaggatcaaatccagtggctcacatgtgcgaggcaagcgctctaccattgagctataacctcagcccctcatcaagggacctttatttttatttatttatttttattttttaatatttattttttagttttcggcggacacaacatctttgtttgtatgtggtgctgaggatcgaacccgggccgcacgcataccaggcgagcgctctactgcttgagccacatccccagccccatcaaggGACCTTTAAGGCTGGAAGCTGACAGTGTTTGTCCAGGACACAAGAGGGCCTAAACCAGACTGGGGAAATCACAGGAAAAAGGAATGTACATGGTGCTCCTCCCAACTGATGGTTCTCTGCTGGGTGGGGATAGGGTGttggaagggaggaaaggaagcatcgatttttttttttcctgaaaaagtaaaatttaatcaAAGAGTCATATACACAAAACAACTTCTGATTCGATTCGCTTCAAACTCTCCCACTGGTTTTTTCACGGACAAGTCAGTTTCCCATTGAGTTTGGACTAGCTACAGATGCACCAACAGTGGGCAGAAAGCTAGTTCCTCCTTATTAGATAAACAGTAGGAACATCTACTCAGGTTTGAGCAAGGTCCATGACCTGAGTGACCAAGCAGCAGGTGGCATCCCTTAAGGTTCAGAAGGCCAGTTTCTTCATCAGCAGATAAACTCTGGAATCTACTCCAAATCCTTGCAGGTTGTTGGCATCACCTTGCAGCCTCATGAGTGAAGCCCCGTAGAATGTAGGCAGAGAGGTGTGTTGCTGCTTCCATAGACGTTTCATCCCCTCAATCCTGCACACGTTCCCCTACATTACATACTCAAACTGGTCAGCCCCGAAAGGCCTAGGGTACCATCTTCATACAAGGTATTAGCTAAGACCAATTGGAACTTGTCAAGCAAGTCTACAAGGTAAATATGAATGTTTACATCTAAAATGAGGTCCATCTTGAAAGATTCACTCTCACAATGCAATAGAGATACTCCGTAAAACCCTTTACCCTCTGGGTCAATGTCTTTCACATCCAAAACATCCTCAAAAAGGATGCTAGCCATCGTGAGGGGGCCACGGTAGCAGCAGAAGCGCAGAGCAAGCAGCCATGACTTGAGGGATTCGTGCACTCCCTCGTGCTGAGAGGAGACAGGGAAAAAGTGCAGGCTGAGGAGCAGCAACAACGGAGCCTAATGATGCATGCCCACCGACTTGCAGCAACAAGGAGACattaattttatctgtttattttatttttttgcagttctggggattgaacctagggcctcatgcatgtgaggcaagcactctaccgcagAGCTCCTCTATCTCCAGTCCATTAcccagttttttttgttgttgttctttttttttgggggggggggtgtttattttgtttttttgtttttgtgccagggattgaactcaagggcatttaacaactgagtcacatccccagcactttttaatttttattttgagatagagtcttgctaagttgcttaggtctcactaaattgctgagtctggttttgaacttgcgatcctcctgcttcagcctcctgagttgctgggattgcagacatgcaccaccaagcctggtttACCCTGTTTCTTGGCAGTCTTGCCTAGGAAGTTTAGAAGAGCACTCCCTTATGGGATTTGAACAGACACCTCTGCTTGAGGCCCAGGGTTGCTGGTGTTAGTCCAGCCCAACTGTACCCAGTGATCACAAGGGAGATCTCCCGAAGAACTTAGGatgaacctagagcctcatgcatgcaaagTACTCTTAGCACTGAATTATACCCTCAGCCCCAAagataaatctttttctttttaaattttattttgtgacactggggatcaaacccagaggtgctttaccactgagctccattcccagcccttttcaatttttcttttgaagcacagtctcactaagttgttgaggctaaccttgaacttgacatcctcctgcctcaacttcgaGAGCTTCTGGAATTATGGGCCTACATCATCATGCCCAGCCTCCAGAGATAAATCTTGATTAGAATAATGATGAAACTAGTTTCTAATGTTGCCATACAACTTTTGGAAGAACACTAGGAATATGAATTATGCCTATGGATGTTCTTGGTGACCAGGTATGGAGAGACGGtgctgtgtgtgggtgggtgggtggtgggagcTTTCCTCCTGTCTGTGCATGGGTTGGGCCTGAGAGTGAGGACaagtgtgtgtacacatgtgtgtgaTTACGTGTTTGTAGTGggaaatgtgtatatgtatttttttttaaagagagagtgagagagagagagagagagagagagagagagaatttttttttaatatgtattttttagttctcggcagacacaacatctttgttggtatgtggtgctgaggatcgaacccgggccgcacgcatgccaggcgagcgcgctaccgctgagccacatctccagcccagaaaattttcattatataataaatatgaatgtttATTGTCTATATTTAAAGGACAATCCATAAGAAGAATTCACTCCCCAACTCAGTATTCAGCCTCTTTAACATACCTGAGAAGTGTTGCTACCAAAAAAACATGTTTgtaagatacatttaaaaataaagcatcatagccaggtatggtgatacacacctgtaatcccagtgacttggaggctgaggcagaaggattacaagttcaaggccagcctcagcaatttagcgagacccagAGctattaatgagaccctgtctcaaaatttaaaaaataaaaatgactgggaatgtagctcagtggtagaacacttgcctagcctgccagaggtcctgggttcaacacccagcCCCACCCGCCAAAAATATATATgcgcacacacatatatattgtcTTGAAAAAGTTGGAGACCACACCCACTCAATTTTGATGGAAGTTATTTGACATGGGTACTGGGGTGTGTGGGAAGGGTTTACAAATTGTTAAAAGGACTTTTGTTATACTGGGAttgtttggattttttctttctttctttcttttcttcttttttttttttttttgtactggggattgaacccagggtcctttttattttttattttgagacaagttcccCCTAAATCGTCCTTAGGAGAGTAAAAAATGTCAAGGGTATGGAGGCTGGCAGCACAGAGATGCTCCAGGCTGGCCAGGAGGCCTGGAGATTGCTCAGTCCTGTGCTTGTCTTACTATATTATCCTGAGCATATCAATCAACCTCTGTAAACCTTGGTTTCCTCTCTAAGCTGGTGTCTCTTTCTGTTCTGATGCTTCTATTGTTCTAAGGCACTGTTCTCCAACATCTTTGTGCATCAGAATCAACTgcaagtttcattaaaaaaaaattctgaacaggcatggtggcccatgcctgtaaacccagaggctccagaggttgaggcagaaggatcacaagtttgaggcaaataagaaataaacaaagtactggggatgtagctcatagcaaagcactgctgggttcaatctccagtaccaaaaagcaaaacaaacattccccctagagtttctgattcagtaagtcTGGGGTGAGGCCtgagaattttgtttatttattttttggggggagggtgagggtggggtggggtgtgtgggtgggtgggtactgaggtgcttaaccactcggCCAcatcccagtcatttttattttttttattttgagacatggtctcactaagttgtagaggctgaccttgaatttacaatcctcctgcctcagcctcccctcccaagtctctggaattatacaggcatgcaccaccaggcctggctgagAATTCTTTTTCTACTAGGTTCCCAGAAGGTGATGATGATGCTGGTTTGGGGTCCATAGTTTGAGAACCAGGTTCTAATTCAACCACTCACTGGGTAACTATCAGATTACTTCTTTGGGGATCTTAGTTTTCTTGATtgtaaaaagtgtgtgtgtgtgtgtatccctgAGTAAGT from Urocitellus parryii isolate mUroPar1 chromosome 3, mUroPar1.hap1, whole genome shotgun sequence carries:
- the LOC113183704 gene encoding DNA-directed RNA polymerases I, II, and III subunit RPABC3-like → MASILFEDVLDVKDIDPEGKGFYGVSLLHCESESFKMDLILDVNIHIYLVDLLDKFQLVLANTLYEDGTLGLSGLTSLRQHTSLPTFYGASLMRLQGDANNLQGFGVDSRVYLLMKKLAF